A region from the Thalassophryne amazonica chromosome 2, fThaAma1.1, whole genome shotgun sequence genome encodes:
- the LOC117500865 gene encoding gastrula zinc finger protein XlCGF57.1-like produces the protein MTTEPPQVGQLVNCQTKFQRHKYRIQANTEIKNLASTTGMQELSVRKEDILPEQQEWNLSPPQEDPKLPNIKEEGQKLWPSQEEEQLHQLEQADFTKLLFTVVPVKIENEDEKPHSSQLCQSQTDDHTEAEPVASNTTEHITLRIKADVEDCGGLQPASYSNPCHHLQPATDGRSSGCSETETDDSYEWKQSKEPHSDFNCLKTGHVSVSDDPCAIVKKQFNCSVCQKIFCQPNIFRQNKTTQASEKPITCLECGRRQRQVVHLNTQMGRQREEKPFGCLECGKSYTEKRSLKRHMRIHTEEKPFVCADCGRRFTEKGSLNRHMRIHTGEKPFGCTDCGKRFRENRNLSNHMKIHTGEKPFSCSNCGEKFREKCILKTHMAIHTGEKPFGCLECGKTFTERRNLRSHMRSHTRDKPFDCSDCGKRFRHKSNLKTHMSIHTGQKPFGCSYCGKIFRQKGNLISHMNLHTGEKPFVCSYCGKRFGHKGNLITHMSTHTGERPFGCSYCGKRFGKRSNLNIHKIIHTEEKPFSCSYCGKTFRQKSVLNTHLRGPLHSVKKKLKSF, from the exons ATGACAACGGAACCTCCACAG GTGGGGCAGTTAGTCAACTGTCAAACAAAGTTTCAGAGACACAAATATAGGATCCAGGCCAACACTGAAATCAAAAACTTGGCTAGCACCACAG GTATGCAAGAACTGTCAGTGAGGAAAGAAGATATTCTACCTGAACAGCAGGAGTGGAATCTGAGTCCGCCACAGGAAGACCCAAAGCTCCCAAACATTAAAGAAGAAGGACAGAAACTGTGGCCAAGTCAGGAGGAAGAGCAGCTACACCAGCTGGAGCAGGCTGATTTCACCAAGCTCCTTTTCACTGTTGTCCCAGTGAAGATTGAAAATGAGGATGAAAAACCGCATTCATCACAGCTTTGTCAAAGCCAAACTGATGACCACACAGAGGCAGAACCTGTAGCCAGCAACACAACTGAACACATTACACTCAGAATAAAAGCTGATGTAGAGGACTGTGGAGGATTACAACCAGCAAGTTACTCAAATCCATGTCATCATTTACAACCAGCTACTGATGGCAGGAGTTCAGGCTGTTctgaaactgagactgatgacagttatgagtGGAAGCAGTCCAAGGAACCTCACTCAGACTTTAACTGTCTGAAAACTGGTCATGTCTCTGTCAGCGATGACCCATGTGCCATTGTTAAGAAACAGTTTAACTGCTCTGTATGCCAAAAAATATTTTGTCAGCCAAACATTTTCAGACAAAACAAGACCACACAAGCAAGTGAAAAACCAATAACTTGCCTTGAATGTGGAAGAAGGCAGAGACAAGTTGTCCATCTAAACACTCAGATGGGACGTCAGAGAGAAGAGAAACCTTTTGGGTGTTTGGAGTGTGGAAAAAGTTATACAGAAAAACGTAGCTTAAAAAGACACATGCGAATTCATACAGAagagaaaccatttgtctgtgCAGATTGTGGTAGAAGATTTACAGAAAAGGGAAGTCTAAACAGacatatgagaattcatacaggagaaaaaccttTTGGCTGTACAgattgtggtaaaagatttagagAAAATCGTAATTTGAGCaatcacatgaaaattcatacaggagagaaaccatttagttGTTCTAATTGTGGTGAAAAATTTAGAGAAAAGTGTATTCTGAAAACACACATGgccattcatacaggagagaaaccatttggctgtcttGAGTGTGGTAAAACATTTACAGAAAGGCGTAATTTGAGAAGTCATATGAGAAGTCATACTCGAGataaaccatttgactgttctgactgtggtaaaagatttagacACAAAAGTAATCTAAAAACACACATGAGCATTCATACGGGACAGAAGCCATTTGGCTGCTCTTACTGTGGGAAAATATTTAGACAGAAGGGCAACCTTATTTCACACATGAatcttcatacaggagagaaacccttTGTCTGTTCAtattgtggtaaaagatttggacacaagGGTAATCTGATTACACATATGAGCACTCATACAGGAGAGAGACCCTTTGGTTGTTCAtattgtggtaaaagatttggtaaAAGGAGCAACCTTAACATACACAAGATAATTCATACaga AGAGAAACCCTTCAGCTGTTCTTACTGTGGTAAAACCTTTAGACAAAAGAGTGTCCTGAACACACACTTGaggggcccattgcactctgtaaaaaagaaattgaagagttTTTAA